In Pseudomonas putida, a genomic segment contains:
- a CDS encoding phospholipase D family protein, producing the protein MRLPRALPILLALLLALSGCASTDGPRKVSQALAASDSALGRSVLRQAAPYQGRSGFRLLPNSNEAFRARAELIRNAQASIDLQYYIVHDGLSTRALVHELLRAADRGVRIRILLDDTTSDGLDTLIGTLDAHPNIHIRLFNPLHLGRSTGATRAMGRLFNLSRQHRRMHNKLFVVDNAMAIVGGRNLGDEYFDAEPNLNFTDIDLLGVGPVAEQLGHGFDQYWNSALSRPIGEFLWHKPDADDLHASRRRLEVSLAEARTQRKALYDRLMAYQSQPRLDIWRNELIWAHSQALWDAPSKVLADDEPDPQLLMTQQLAPDLNSVHRELIMVSAYFVPGESGLLYLTGRADRGTSVKLLTNSLEATDVPAVHGGYAPYRRALLEHGVQLYELRRQPGDPSAGRLSFRGSSDSSLHSKAIVLDRRKTFIGSFNFDPRSVLWNTEVGVMVDSPELAEYTRELALQGMAPALSYQVKLVDDKMVWATEDDGHRHMLTSEPGGLWRQFNAWVSKAVGLEKML; encoded by the coding sequence GGCGCTCGGGCTTTCGCCTGCTGCCCAACAGCAACGAGGCGTTCCGCGCCCGCGCCGAGCTGATCCGCAACGCCCAGGCGAGCATCGACCTGCAGTACTACATCGTCCACGACGGCCTCAGCACCCGCGCCCTGGTGCACGAGCTGCTGCGCGCCGCAGACCGCGGCGTGCGCATCCGCATTCTGCTCGACGACACCACCAGCGACGGCCTGGACACCTTGATCGGCACCCTCGATGCCCATCCCAACATCCATATCCGCCTGTTCAACCCGCTGCACCTGGGGCGCAGCACCGGCGCCACCCGCGCCATGGGTCGGCTGTTCAACCTGTCGCGCCAGCATCGACGCATGCACAACAAGCTGTTCGTGGTGGACAACGCCATGGCCATCGTCGGCGGGCGCAACCTGGGTGACGAGTACTTCGACGCCGAGCCCAACCTCAACTTCACCGACATCGACCTGCTGGGCGTGGGGCCGGTGGCCGAGCAGCTCGGGCACGGTTTCGACCAGTACTGGAACAGCGCCCTGAGCCGACCGATAGGTGAATTCCTCTGGCACAAGCCCGATGCCGACGACCTGCACGCCAGCCGTCGACGCCTGGAGGTGTCGCTGGCCGAGGCGCGCACCCAACGCAAGGCCCTGTACGACCGCCTGATGGCCTATCAATCGCAGCCACGCCTGGACATCTGGCGCAACGAGTTGATCTGGGCCCATAGCCAGGCCCTGTGGGATGCACCGAGCAAGGTCCTGGCCGACGACGAACCGGACCCTCAGTTGCTGATGACCCAACAACTGGCACCGGACCTGAACAGCGTGCACCGCGAACTGATCATGGTGTCGGCGTACTTCGTGCCCGGCGAGTCCGGGCTGCTGTACCTCACCGGGCGCGCTGACCGGGGGACCTCGGTGAAGCTGCTGACCAATTCGCTGGAAGCGACCGATGTGCCTGCCGTGCATGGCGGCTACGCGCCCTATCGCCGTGCACTGCTCGAACATGGCGTGCAACTGTATGAATTGCGCCGCCAGCCCGGCGACCCCAGCGCCGGGCGCTTGAGCTTTCGCGGCAGTTCCGACTCGAGCCTGCACAGCAAGGCCATCGTGCTGGACAGGCGCAAGACCTTCATCGGCTCGTTCAACTTCGACCCGCGCTCGGTGTTGTGGAACACCGAAGTGGGCGTGATGGTGGACAGCCCGGAACTGGCCGAGTACACCCGCGAGCTGGCCTTGCAGGGCATGGCGCCGGCGCTGAGCTATCAGGTCAAGTTGGTGGACGACAAGATGGTCTGGGCCACCGAAGACGACGGCCACCGGCACATGCTCACCTCGGAGCCGGGTGGGCTGTGGCGGCAGTTCAATGCCTGGGTCAGCAAGGCAGTCGGGTTGGAGAAGATGTTGTAG
- a CDS encoding MFS transporter — translation MRWGTYFAVLASVLSVGLALGVSMPLVSLRLEGWGYGGFAIGVMAAMPAIGVLLGASLASRLAGWVGVPSAMRLCLWGGALSIGLLALLPSYPLWLALRLLIGMSLTVVFILGESWINQLVVEQWRGRLVALYGSSYALSQLAGPLVLGFLGSDDDFGFWAATGLLLLAPLLLLGRGGAPSTEACSVTFADLFGFCRRLPVIAWAIALFAAFEAMILTLLPVYCLQQGFSTEIALFMVSTVVVGDAVLQLPIGALADRMSRRTLFTGCAVALLGSSLAIPLLLQTPLIWPLWVLFGASAGGLFTLSLVLIGERYRDDALVRANAHVAQLWGIGCLLGPLLAGAGSQWISGHALLWLMAAGAAGLVVLTQRRGAFEPASA, via the coding sequence ATGCGTTGGGGAACCTACTTTGCCGTGCTGGCGTCGGTGCTCAGTGTCGGGCTTGCGCTCGGCGTGAGCATGCCGCTGGTGTCCTTGCGCCTGGAGGGCTGGGGCTACGGCGGGTTCGCCATTGGCGTGATGGCGGCGATGCCGGCCATCGGCGTGCTGCTCGGCGCCAGCCTGGCCAGCCGCCTGGCCGGCTGGGTCGGCGTGCCTTCAGCGATGCGCCTGTGCCTATGGGGCGGGGCGCTGTCGATCGGCTTGCTGGCATTGCTGCCGAGCTACCCGCTGTGGCTGGCGCTGCGCCTGTTGATCGGTATGTCGCTGACCGTGGTGTTCATTCTTGGCGAGAGCTGGATCAACCAGCTGGTGGTCGAGCAGTGGCGCGGTCGCCTGGTGGCGCTTTACGGCAGCAGCTATGCCTTGAGCCAACTGGCCGGGCCGCTGGTGCTGGGCTTTCTCGGCTCTGACGACGACTTCGGCTTCTGGGCCGCGACCGGCCTGCTGCTGCTCGCACCTTTGTTGCTGCTGGGCCGCGGCGGGGCGCCCAGCACCGAAGCGTGCAGCGTCACCTTCGCCGACCTGTTCGGCTTCTGCCGACGGCTGCCGGTGATCGCCTGGGCCATCGCCCTGTTCGCCGCGTTCGAGGCGATGATTCTCACCCTGCTGCCGGTTTACTGCTTGCAACAGGGCTTCAGCACCGAAATCGCGCTGTTCATGGTCAGCACCGTGGTGGTCGGCGATGCGGTGCTGCAATTGCCGATCGGCGCCCTGGCCGACCGCATGTCGCGGCGTACCCTGTTCACCGGATGCGCGGTGGCGTTGCTGGGCTCCAGCCTGGCGATCCCGCTGCTGCTGCAGACCCCGCTGATCTGGCCGTTGTGGGTGCTGTTCGGGGCCAGCGCGGGCGGGTTGTTCACCTTGTCGTTGGTACTGATCGGCGAGCGTTATCGGGATGACGCGCTGGTGCGCGCCAATGCCCACGTGGCGCAGCTGTGGGGTATCGGTTGCCTGCTCGGGCCGCTGCTGGCCGGGGCCGGCAGCCAGTGGATCAGCGGCCATGCGTTGCTGTGGCTGATGGCGGCGGGGGCGGCGGGGTTGGTGGTCTTGACCCAGCGGCGTGGGGCGTTCGAGCCGGCTTCTGCCTGA
- a CDS encoding aldehyde dehydrogenase, protein MTTLTRADWEQRAQQLKIEGRAFINGEYTDAASGETFDCLSPVDGRFLAKIASCDLADANRAVENARATFDSGVWSQLAPAKRKAKLIRFADLLRKNVEELALLETLDMGKPIGDSSSIDVPGAANAIHWTAEAIDKVYDEVAPTPHDQLGLVTREPVGVVGAIVPWNFPLLMACWKLGPALATGNSVVLKPSEKSPLTAIRIAQLAIDAGIPAGVLNVLPGYGHTVGKALALHMDVDTLVFTGSTKIAKQLMIYAGESNMKRIWLEAGGKSPNIVFADAPDLQAAAESAASAIAFNQGEVCTAGSRLLVERSIKDKFLPMVVEALKGWKPGNPLDPQTTVGALVDTQQMNTVLSYIDAGHKDGAKLLAGGKRTLEETGGTYVEPTIFDGVTNAMKIAQEEIFGPVLSVIAFDTAEEAIAIANDTPYGLAAGIWTSDISKAHKTARAVRAGSVWVNQYDGGDMTAPFGGFKQSGNGRDKSLHALEKYTELKATWIKL, encoded by the coding sequence ATGACCACCCTGACTCGTGCGGACTGGGAACAACGTGCCCAGCAATTGAAGATCGAAGGTCGCGCCTTCATCAACGGCGAATACACCGATGCCGCATCCGGTGAAACCTTCGACTGCCTGAGCCCGGTCGACGGACGCTTCCTGGCCAAGATCGCCAGCTGCGACCTGGCCGATGCCAACCGCGCCGTGGAAAACGCCCGCGCTACCTTCGATTCCGGCGTCTGGTCGCAGCTGGCTCCAGCCAAGCGCAAGGCCAAGCTGATCCGCTTCGCAGACCTCTTGCGCAAGAACGTCGAAGAGCTGGCGCTGCTCGAAACCCTGGACATGGGCAAGCCGATCGGCGACTCCTCCAGTATCGACGTTCCAGGCGCGGCCAATGCCATCCACTGGACCGCCGAGGCCATCGACAAGGTCTACGACGAAGTCGCCCCGACTCCACACGACCAGCTGGGCCTGGTCACCCGTGAGCCAGTTGGCGTAGTCGGTGCCATCGTACCGTGGAACTTCCCGCTGCTGATGGCCTGCTGGAAACTCGGCCCAGCCCTGGCCACCGGTAACTCGGTGGTGCTCAAGCCGTCCGAAAAATCGCCGCTGACGGCCATCCGCATCGCCCAGTTGGCCATCGATGCCGGCATCCCGGCCGGCGTGCTCAACGTGCTGCCAGGCTATGGCCACACCGTGGGCAAGGCCCTGGCCCTGCACATGGACGTCGATACCCTGGTGTTCACCGGCTCCACCAAGATCGCCAAGCAACTGATGATCTACGCGGGCGAGTCGAACATGAAGCGCATCTGGCTGGAAGCCGGTGGCAAGAGCCCGAACATCGTCTTCGCCGACGCCCCGGACCTGCAAGCCGCCGCCGAATCCGCCGCCAGCGCTATCGCCTTCAACCAGGGCGAAGTCTGCACCGCCGGTTCCCGCCTGCTGGTCGAGCGCTCGATCAAGGACAAGTTCCTGCCCATGGTGGTCGAGGCCCTCAAAGGCTGGAAGCCAGGCAACCCGCTGGACCCACAAACCACTGTCGGTGCCCTGGTCGACACCCAGCAGATGAACACCGTGCTGTCGTACATCGACGCCGGCCACAAGGATGGCGCCAAGCTGCTGGCCGGTGGCAAGCGCACCTTGGAGGAAACCGGCGGCACCTACGTTGAGCCGACCATCTTCGACGGCGTCACCAACGCCATGAAGATCGCCCAGGAAGAGATCTTCGGCCCAGTGCTGTCGGTGATCGCCTTCGACACCGCCGAAGAAGCCATCGCCATCGCCAACGACACCCCGTATGGCCTGGCCGCCGGCATCTGGACCTCGGACATCTCCAAGGCGCACAAGACCGCCCGTGCCGTGCGCGCTGGCAGCGTCTGGGTCAACCAGTACGACGGCGGCGACATGACCGCGCCGTTCGGTGGCTTCAAGCAGTCGGGCAACGGCCGTGACAAGTCGCTGCACGCACTGGAGAAGTACACCGAGCTGAAGGCGACCTGGATCAAGCTGTAA
- a CDS encoding cupin domain-containing protein translates to MSIASIVDFAQAQTQVERYRPAAEKILKGEPDQAVYNHYSSPCEQFAAGVWEGEVGQWTVNYTEHEYCEIVQGVSVLRDQEGNAKTLRAGDRFVIPAGFKGTWEVLEPCRKIYVMFESK, encoded by the coding sequence ATGAGCATTGCCAGCATCGTCGATTTCGCCCAGGCGCAAACCCAGGTCGAACGCTACCGCCCAGCGGCGGAAAAAATCCTCAAGGGCGAGCCGGACCAGGCCGTCTACAACCATTACTCCAGCCCATGCGAACAGTTCGCTGCCGGCGTGTGGGAAGGTGAAGTAGGGCAATGGACAGTGAACTACACCGAGCACGAGTACTGTGAGATCGTCCAGGGCGTTTCGGTGCTGCGTGACCAGGAAGGTAACGCCAAGACATTGCGCGCTGGTGACCGTTTCGTCATCCCGGCCGGCTTCAAGGGTACCTGGGAGGTGCTGGAGCCTTGCCGCAAGATCTATGTGATGTTCGAGAGCAAGTGA
- the rpmG gene encoding 50S ribosomal protein L33, producing MRELIRLVSSAGTGHFYTTDKNKRTTPDKIEIKKYDPVVRKHVVYKEAKIK from the coding sequence ATGCGTGAATTGATCCGTCTGGTTTCGAGTGCCGGTACCGGCCACTTCTACACCACCGACAAGAACAAGCGCACCACCCCGGACAAAATCGAGATCAAGAAATACGATCCGGTTGTTCGCAAGCACGTGGTGTACAAGGAAGCCAAGATCAAGTAA
- the rpmB gene encoding 50S ribosomal protein L28: MSRVCQVTGKGPVTGNNISHANNKTRRRFLPNLQHHRFWVESEKRFVRLRVSAKGMRIIDKRGIDAVLVDIRKAGAKV; the protein is encoded by the coding sequence ATGTCGAGAGTCTGTCAAGTTACTGGTAAGGGTCCAGTAACCGGGAACAACATTTCCCACGCAAACAACAAAACCCGTCGTCGTTTCCTGCCGAACCTGCAGCACCACCGTTTCTGGGTTGAATCCGAGAAGCGCTTCGTGCGTCTGCGCGTTTCCGCCAAAGGCATGCGTATCATCGACAAGCGCGGTATCGACGCCGTTCTGGTTGACATCCGCAAAGCTGGCGCCAAGGTTTAA
- a CDS encoding ABC transporter substrate-binding protein: MRAAALSLLFTSLLAAGIAQAAPLSVCSEASPEGFDVVQYNSLTTTNASADVLMNRLVEFDAAQGKVVPSLAQSWSVSADGLTYDFKLRDGVKFHTTAYFKPTRELNADDVLFSFQRMLYPAHAWHKTAPGGYPHAQSLQLGSLIKAIEAPDPQTVRFTLSHADATFLATLSMGFASIYSAEYADQLLKAGSPEKLNSQPIGTGPFVFQRFQKDAVVRYRANPDYFAGKPAVDPLIFAITTDANVRLQKLKRGECQVALSPKPLDIAEAAQDSNLQVAQTPAFMTAFVAINSEHPPLDKPEVRQAINLAFDKQAYLKAVFEGTATAANGPYPANTWSYAKDLPGYPLDLAKAKALLAKAGLAEGFSTTIWTRPSGSLLNPNPSLGAQMLQADLAKVGIKAEIRVIEWGELIRRAKAGEHDLLFMGWAGDNGDPDNFLSPQFSCAAVKSGTNFARFCDNRLDQLISAGRTTNDQSVRSRLYQQAQTLIQQQALWVPLAHPTAATLLRKGVEGYQVSPFGRLDFSKVSTTR, encoded by the coding sequence ATGCGCGCCGCCGCCCTTTCCTTATTGTTCACCTCCTTGCTCGCCGCAGGAATCGCCCAGGCCGCCCCTTTGAGCGTGTGCAGCGAAGCCAGCCCCGAGGGCTTCGACGTCGTCCAGTACAACTCGCTCACCACCACCAATGCCTCGGCGGACGTGCTGATGAACCGGCTGGTCGAGTTCGATGCCGCACAGGGCAAGGTGGTGCCGAGCCTGGCGCAGAGCTGGAGCGTCTCGGCCGATGGCCTCACCTATGATTTCAAGCTGCGCGATGGGGTGAAGTTTCACACCACCGCCTACTTCAAGCCGACCCGCGAACTGAACGCAGACGACGTGCTGTTCAGCTTCCAGCGTATGCTCTATCCGGCCCATGCCTGGCACAAGACCGCACCGGGCGGCTACCCGCACGCCCAGTCGCTGCAACTGGGCAGCCTGATCAAGGCTATCGAGGCCCCTGACCCGCAGACCGTGCGCTTCACCCTGAGCCACGCCGATGCCACCTTCCTCGCCACCCTGAGCATGGGCTTCGCCTCGATCTATTCGGCCGAATACGCCGACCAGTTGCTCAAGGCCGGCAGCCCGGAAAAGCTCAACAGCCAGCCAATCGGCACCGGCCCGTTCGTTTTCCAGCGTTTCCAGAAGGACGCGGTGGTGCGTTACCGCGCCAACCCCGACTACTTCGCTGGCAAGCCTGCCGTCGACCCGCTGATCTTCGCCATCACCACCGACGCCAACGTGCGCCTGCAGAAGCTCAAGCGTGGCGAATGCCAGGTCGCCCTTTCGCCCAAGCCGCTGGACATCGCCGAAGCGGCCCAGGACAGCAACCTCCAGGTCGCCCAGACCCCGGCCTTCATGACCGCCTTCGTCGCCATCAACAGCGAGCACCCGCCGCTGGACAAGCCCGAGGTCCGCCAGGCGATCAACCTGGCGTTCGACAAGCAGGCCTATCTCAAGGCGGTGTTCGAAGGTACCGCCACTGCAGCCAACGGTCCTTACCCAGCCAACACCTGGAGCTACGCCAAGGACCTGCCGGGCTATCCGCTGGACCTGGCCAAGGCCAAGGCCCTGCTGGCCAAGGCAGGCCTTGCCGAGGGCTTCAGCACGACGATCTGGACCCGCCCCTCGGGCAGCCTGCTCAACCCCAACCCGAGCCTGGGCGCGCAGATGCTCCAGGCCGACCTTGCCAAGGTCGGCATCAAGGCCGAGATCCGCGTGATCGAGTGGGGCGAGCTGATCCGTCGCGCCAAGGCTGGCGAGCACGACCTGCTGTTCATGGGCTGGGCCGGTGACAACGGCGACCCGGACAACTTCCTCAGCCCGCAGTTTTCCTGCGCCGCGGTGAAGTCGGGGACCAACTTCGCGCGGTTCTGCGACAACCGTTTGGACCAACTCATCAGCGCCGGGCGCACGACCAACGACCAGAGCGTGCGCAGCCGGCTGTACCAGCAGGCGCAGACCCTGATCCAGCAGCAGGCGCTGTGGGTGCCGCTGGCGCATCCGACTGCAGCGACGTTGCTGCGCAAGGGCGTCGAGGGGTATCAGGTGAGCCCGTTCGGGCGGCTGGATTTCAGTAAGGTGTCGACAACCCGCTGA
- the radC gene encoding RadC family protein, whose protein sequence is MNIREWPAQERPREKLLQRGAAVLSDAELLAVLLGSGVAGRNVLDLARGLLARFGGLRQFLEADREAVLREPGLGLAKYAQLQALLEIGRRYLEESIERGPVLDSPASVRRYLKSMLRHEACEVFGCLFMDTKHRPIAFEILFRGTIDRASVYPREVVRRALVHNAAALILCHNHPSGHSEPSQDDVHLTLSLKRGLGLIDVRVLDHIIIGDGEPLSMVEQGWVVA, encoded by the coding sequence ATGAATATCAGGGAGTGGCCGGCGCAAGAGCGGCCGAGGGAGAAGTTGTTGCAGCGTGGGGCGGCTGTGCTGTCGGATGCCGAGTTACTGGCCGTGTTGCTGGGGTCGGGGGTTGCCGGTCGCAATGTGCTGGACCTTGCACGGGGGCTTTTGGCGCGCTTTGGTGGGCTCAGGCAGTTTCTGGAGGCTGACCGCGAGGCTGTGCTGCGCGAACCGGGACTGGGGTTGGCGAAGTATGCGCAGTTACAGGCGCTGCTTGAGATTGGCAGGCGTTATCTGGAGGAGTCCATCGAGCGCGGCCCGGTCCTGGACAGCCCAGCTTCTGTGCGACGTTACCTGAAATCCATGCTGCGACATGAAGCCTGCGAGGTATTCGGTTGCCTGTTCATGGATACCAAGCACAGGCCGATTGCGTTCGAGATCCTGTTCAGGGGCACCATCGACCGGGCCAGCGTCTATCCACGGGAGGTGGTGCGGCGTGCGCTGGTACACAATGCCGCGGCGTTGATCCTGTGCCATAACCATCCTTCGGGGCACAGCGAGCCGAGCCAGGATGACGTGCACCTGACGTTGTCGTTGAAGCGGGGGCTGGGGTTGATCGATGTGCGGGTGCTCGATCACATCATCATTGGCGATGGGGAGCCGTTGTCGATGGTCGAGCAGGGGTGGGTGGTGGCCTAG
- the coaBC gene encoding bifunctional phosphopantothenoylcysteine decarboxylase/phosphopantothenate--cysteine ligase CoaBC, with translation MQRLYRKRIVLGVGGGIAAYKSAELIRRLLEHGAQVRVVMTRGGAEFITPLTLQALSGHPVHMDLLDPAAEAAMGHIELAKWADLVLIAPATADLMARLAQGMADDLLTTLVLATDATVAVAPAMNQAMWRDPATQANLDLLKSRGIQVFGPASGSQACGDVGLGRMLEATDLAWCAAESFKRQALTGKHVLITAGPTQENIDPVRYITNHSSGKMGFALAEAAAEAGARVTLVTGPVHLSTPDRVNRIDVVSARDMLAACEAAMPCDLFIASAAVADYRPEVVAPQKLKKDPTTGDGMLLQMVRNPDILATIAGRADRPFSVGFAAETEHLLDYATRKLKDKNLDLIVANDVANPSIGFNSEENALTVIDRQQHQTLFAQTSKGKIARQLVAFIAERLNQVQ, from the coding sequence ATGCAGCGGCTGTATCGCAAGCGCATCGTTCTCGGCGTAGGGGGTGGCATCGCCGCCTACAAGAGTGCCGAGCTGATCCGCCGACTCCTGGAGCACGGCGCGCAGGTGCGCGTCGTCATGACCCGCGGGGGTGCCGAGTTCATCACCCCGCTGACCCTGCAGGCGCTGTCCGGCCACCCGGTGCACATGGATCTGCTCGACCCTGCCGCCGAAGCGGCCATGGGCCATATCGAACTGGCCAAGTGGGCCGACCTGGTACTCATCGCCCCCGCCACCGCCGACCTCATGGCGCGACTGGCCCAGGGCATGGCCGATGACCTGCTGACCACCCTGGTGCTGGCCACCGACGCCACCGTGGCCGTGGCCCCGGCAATGAACCAGGCGATGTGGCGCGACCCGGCCACCCAGGCCAACCTCGACCTGCTCAAAAGCCGTGGCATCCAGGTGTTCGGCCCGGCATCGGGCAGCCAGGCCTGCGGCGACGTGGGCCTGGGGCGCATGCTCGAAGCCACTGACCTGGCCTGGTGCGCCGCGGAAAGCTTCAAGCGCCAGGCGCTCACCGGCAAGCACGTGCTGATCACCGCAGGCCCGACCCAGGAAAACATCGACCCGGTGCGCTACATCACCAATCATAGCTCCGGAAAGATGGGCTTCGCCCTGGCCGAGGCGGCCGCCGAGGCCGGTGCTCGGGTGACCCTGGTCACCGGCCCGGTGCACCTGTCGACGCCCGACCGGGTCAACCGCATCGACGTGGTCAGCGCGCGGGACATGCTCGCGGCCTGCGAGGCGGCGATGCCGTGCGACCTGTTCATCGCCTCCGCTGCGGTCGCGGACTACCGCCCTGAGGTGGTCGCCCCGCAGAAGCTCAAGAAAGACCCTACGACGGGTGACGGCATGTTGCTGCAGATGGTGCGCAATCCCGATATCCTTGCCACCATTGCTGGCCGTGCCGACCGCCCGTTCAGCGTCGGCTTCGCCGCCGAGACCGAACACTTGCTCGATTACGCCACGCGCAAGCTCAAGGACAAGAACCTCGACCTGATCGTCGCCAACGATGTGGCCAACCCCAGCATCGGCTTCAACAGCGAGGAGAACGCCCTGACCGTGATCGACCGCCAGCAGCACCAGACCCTCTTTGCGCAGACCAGCAAGGGCAAGATCGCCCGCCAGCTGGTTGCCTTCATCGCCGAACGGCTCAACCAGGTTCAATAG
- the dut gene encoding dUTP diphosphatase → MHALQAKILDPRLGTEFPLPQYATPGSAGLDLRALLKQDTVLEPGQTLLIPTGLSIYIGDPGLAAMILPRSGLGHKHGIVLGNLVGLIDSDYQGELMVSCWNRGNTPFTIAVGERIAQLVLVPVVQAHFDIVEQFDESQRGTGGFGHSGSH, encoded by the coding sequence ATGCACGCTCTTCAAGCCAAGATCCTCGACCCGCGCCTGGGTACCGAATTCCCCCTGCCGCAATACGCCACCCCAGGCTCGGCGGGCCTCGACCTGCGCGCCCTGCTCAAGCAGGACACCGTTCTCGAGCCCGGCCAGACCCTGCTGATTCCCACCGGCCTGTCGATCTACATCGGCGACCCGGGCCTGGCGGCGATGATCCTGCCGCGCTCGGGCCTGGGCCACAAACACGGCATCGTGCTCGGCAACCTGGTCGGCCTGATCGACTCGGACTACCAGGGCGAGCTGATGGTGTCGTGCTGGAACCGCGGCAACACCCCATTCACCATCGCCGTTGGCGAGCGTATCGCCCAGCTGGTGCTGGTGCCGGTGGTACAAGCGCATTTCGACATCGTCGAGCAGTTCGACGAGAGCCAGCGCGGCACCGGCGGCTTTGGCCATTCCGGCAGCCACTGA
- the argB gene encoding acetylglutamate kinase, producing MTLDRDAASHVAEVLSEALPYIRRFVGKTLVIKYGGNAMESEELKTGFARDIVLMKAVGINPVVVHGGGPQIGDLLKRLSIESHFIDGMRVTDAATMDVVEMVLGGQVNKDIVNLINRHGGSAIGLTGKDAELIRARKLTVSRQTPEMTQPEIIDIGHVGEVVSVNTDLINMLVKGDFIPVIAPIGVGADGESYNINADLVAGKVAEALQAEKLMLLTNIAGLMDKQGQVLTGLTTEQVNELIADGTIYGGMLPKIKCALEAVQGGVNSSHIIDGRVPNAVLLEIFTDSGVGTLITNRKQR from the coding sequence ATGACCCTCGATCGCGATGCCGCTTCCCATGTAGCCGAGGTTTTGTCCGAAGCACTGCCTTACATTCGCCGCTTTGTCGGCAAGACCTTGGTGATCAAGTACGGCGGCAACGCGATGGAGAGCGAGGAGCTCAAGACCGGCTTCGCCCGCGACATCGTGCTGATGAAGGCCGTGGGCATCAACCCGGTGGTGGTGCACGGCGGCGGCCCGCAGATCGGTGACCTGCTCAAGCGCCTGTCGATCGAGAGTCACTTCATCGACGGCATGCGCGTCACCGATGCGGCCACCATGGACGTGGTGGAGATGGTCCTCGGCGGCCAGGTCAACAAGGACATCGTCAACCTGATCAACCGCCATGGCGGCAGCGCCATCGGCCTGACCGGCAAGGACGCCGAGCTGATCCGTGCGCGCAAGCTCACCGTCAGCCGCCAGACCCCGGAGATGACCCAGCCGGAAATCATCGACATCGGCCACGTCGGCGAAGTGGTCAGCGTCAACACCGACCTGATCAACATGCTGGTCAAGGGCGACTTCATTCCGGTGATCGCACCGATTGGCGTGGGCGCCGACGGCGAGTCGTACAACATCAACGCCGACCTGGTGGCCGGCAAGGTGGCCGAAGCGCTGCAGGCCGAGAAGCTGATGCTGCTGACCAACATCGCCGGCCTGATGGACAAGCAGGGCCAGGTCCTGACCGGCCTGACCACCGAGCAGGTCAACGAGCTGATCGCCGATGGCACCATCTACGGCGGCATGCTGCCGAAGATCAAATGCGCACTGGAAGCGGTCCAGGGCGGCGTCAACAGCTCCCACATCATCGACGGCCGCGTGCCGAACGCGGTGTTGCTGGAGATCTTCACCGACAGCGGTGTCGGCACCCTGATCACCAACCGCAAGCAGCGCTAA
- a CDS encoding CsgG/HfaB family protein — translation MKYASQGLVLAAAVAFGSIAGCATETSTAVAVQQVESVNRPYSGVRAPIAVGKFDNRSSYMRGIFSDGVDRLGGQAKTILITHLQQTNRFNVLDRDNMSEIQQEAAIKGQAQRLKGADFVVTGDVTEFGRKEVGDQQLFGLLGRGKTQVAYAKVALNIVNISTSEVVYSSQGAGEYALSNREIIGFGGTASYDSTLNGKVLDLAMREAVNKLVGAVESGQWKPQLQ, via the coding sequence GTGAAATACGCTTCACAAGGACTCGTGCTGGCAGCTGCCGTTGCGTTCGGGTCGATCGCCGGCTGTGCTACCGAAACCTCCACCGCCGTTGCCGTGCAACAGGTCGAAAGCGTCAACCGCCCCTACAGCGGCGTACGCGCCCCCATCGCCGTGGGCAAGTTCGACAACCGCTCCAGCTACATGCGTGGCATCTTCTCCGATGGCGTCGACCGCCTCGGCGGCCAGGCCAAGACCATCCTGATCACCCACCTGCAGCAGACCAACCGCTTCAACGTGCTCGATCGCGACAACATGAGCGAGATCCAGCAGGAAGCCGCCATCAAGGGCCAGGCCCAGCGCTTGAAGGGTGCCGACTTCGTGGTCACCGGCGACGTCACCGAGTTCGGCCGCAAGGAAGTGGGCGACCAGCAACTGTTCGGCCTCCTCGGCCGCGGCAAGACCCAGGTCGCCTACGCCAAGGTGGCACTGAACATCGTCAACATCAGCACCTCCGAGGTGGTCTACTCGAGCCAGGGCGCAGGCGAGTACGCCCTGTCCAACCGCGAGATCATTGGCTTCGGCGGTACCGCCAGCTACGACTCGACCCTCAACGGCAAGGTCCTCGACCTGGCCATGCGCGAGGCGGTGAACAAGCTGGTCGGCGCCGTGGAAAGCGGCCAGTGGAAGCCACAACTGCAATAA